Proteins from a genomic interval of Pantoea deleyi:
- a CDS encoding chemotaxis protein codes for MDNFQKEIDERANLALSNKFELLLFRLGSDQLKGKSELFGINVFKLREIVPMPPITKAAGMRSPLLGMASIRGQFIPVIDLPAVAGCVPETGLNLLLVTEYARNTQAFAVESVENIVRLDWSQVHTAEAGIGGRNITSIACLDSDKQSNELAMVLDVEQILYDIIPSVRGVEPEATLPRTFPYRPGAVAIVAEDSKVARQLLEQGLKSMGIPALMFNTGLDAWEKIKLMNQEAQAAGESIRDKIALVLTDLEMPEMDGFTLTRNIKRDPTLKTLPVVIHSSLSGSANEDHVRKVGADGYVAKFELNELSDVIFNVLDAAR; via the coding sequence ATGGATAATTTTCAAAAAGAGATCGATGAAAGAGCGAACCTCGCGTTATCAAACAAGTTTGAACTGCTGCTGTTTCGCTTAGGCTCCGATCAGCTCAAAGGCAAGTCGGAACTCTTTGGCATTAACGTCTTCAAGCTGCGTGAAATCGTGCCGATGCCCCCCATCACCAAAGCGGCCGGCATGCGTTCGCCGCTGCTGGGTATGGCGAGCATCCGGGGTCAGTTTATCCCGGTCATCGATCTGCCTGCCGTGGCGGGCTGTGTCCCGGAAACCGGTCTTAACCTGCTGCTGGTGACCGAATATGCGCGTAACACCCAGGCCTTTGCCGTGGAGTCGGTGGAAAACATCGTGCGTCTCGACTGGAGCCAGGTTCACACCGCGGAAGCCGGTATCGGCGGCCGCAACATCACCAGCATCGCCTGTCTGGACAGCGACAAGCAGAGCAACGAGCTGGCGATGGTGCTGGACGTTGAGCAGATTCTGTATGACATCATTCCTTCGGTGCGGGGCGTTGAGCCGGAAGCGACACTGCCGCGCACCTTCCCCTATCGCCCCGGCGCGGTCGCCATCGTGGCGGAAGATTCCAAAGTGGCGCGTCAGCTGCTGGAGCAGGGCCTGAAAAGCATGGGCATTCCGGCCCTGATGTTTAACACCGGTCTGGATGCCTGGGAAAAAATCAAACTGATGAATCAGGAAGCGCAGGCCGCGGGCGAATCGATTCGCGACAAAATTGCGCTGGTGCTGACCGATCTGGAGATGCCGGAGATGGATGGCTTTACGCTGACCCGCAACATCAAGCGCGATCCGACGCTGAAAACGCTGCCGGTGGTCATTCACTCCTCTCTCTCTGGCAGCGCCAACGAAGATCACGTCCGCAAAGTCGGTGCCGACGGCTATGTGGCGAAGTTTGAGCTGAATGAGCTGTCAGACGTCATTTTCAACGTGCTCGACGCGGCCCGCTAG
- a CDS encoding methyl-accepting chemotaxis protein: MFSIKNMKVGMRLAAAFGIIVTLLIVIGVTSITRINNINTAIASIVDDRYVKVRLAFDVRDGVNDQIKYLRGMVIDTTRPEMNVKRYGQLDEATQRTNMAMKKIEDIQVTPIGKKKIANLLASSLAFEKVKAELIALVKSGDFDAASVYVLKSMTATQNKFLQDAVNFANSQDSQLRSEGQGIVENGQSAIFITLLFSGLAILASILLGYLLTRSIVRPLVAAVDVAERVAAGDLSSQIKATSRDETGVLMQALQRMNDNLLSIVTEVRTGSDTIAVASNQISSGNLDLSTRTEQQASSLEETASAMEQMTSTVKHNADNAREANQLVSTTSTVAREGGVVMEQVIEKMEAIALSSRKIVDIISVIDSIAFQTNILSLNAAVEAARAGEQGRGFAVVASEVRNLAQRSASAAKEIKVLIEDSVAKVDEGSKLVTHAGSTIGDVVNSVQSVANIMSEITIASSEQSSGINEINQAITQMEAVTQQNAALVQEASAASQALQDQAERMAQAMSVFNTGKLSLQPVQP, from the coding sequence ATGTTCAGTATCAAGAATATGAAGGTAGGCATGCGGCTCGCAGCAGCCTTCGGTATTATTGTGACGTTACTGATAGTGATTGGCGTGACATCCATTACCAGGATTAACAACATTAATACGGCGATCGCCTCGATCGTTGACGATCGTTATGTAAAAGTACGACTGGCATTTGATGTGCGCGATGGCGTCAACGATCAGATCAAATACCTGCGCGGCATGGTGATCGATACCACACGACCGGAAATGAACGTGAAGCGTTATGGTCAGCTGGATGAAGCCACCCAGCGAACCAATATGGCCATGAAAAAGATCGAAGACATTCAGGTCACGCCGATCGGCAAGAAAAAGATCGCCAACCTGCTGGCGTCGTCGCTGGCCTTTGAGAAAGTCAAAGCGGAGCTGATCGCGCTGGTGAAGTCGGGAGATTTCGATGCAGCCAGCGTCTATGTGCTGAAATCCATGACCGCCACCCAGAATAAGTTTCTGCAGGATGCGGTGAATTTTGCTAACTCTCAGGATTCGCAGCTGCGCAGTGAAGGTCAGGGCATTGTGGAAAATGGTCAGTCTGCCATCTTTATTACGCTGCTCTTCTCCGGCCTGGCGATTCTGGCCTCTATCCTGCTCGGCTATCTGCTGACCCGCTCGATTGTCCGTCCGCTGGTGGCAGCCGTTGACGTCGCGGAGCGCGTTGCCGCAGGCGACCTGAGCTCACAGATCAAGGCCACCTCGCGCGATGAAACCGGCGTGCTGATGCAGGCGCTGCAGCGGATGAACGACAATCTGCTGTCGATTGTGACCGAAGTGCGCACCGGTTCCGATACGATCGCCGTCGCTTCCAATCAGATCTCCAGCGGTAACCTCGATCTCTCGACCCGCACCGAACAGCAGGCCAGTTCGCTGGAAGAGACCGCGTCAGCGATGGAGCAGATGACCTCCACCGTGAAACACAACGCCGACAACGCCCGTGAAGCCAACCAGCTGGTCTCAACGACCTCGACCGTGGCGCGTGAAGGCGGCGTCGTGATGGAGCAGGTGATCGAGAAAATGGAAGCGATCGCCCTCTCCTCACGGAAAATTGTGGATATCATCAGCGTGATCGACTCCATCGCGTTCCAGACAAACATTCTCTCTCTGAACGCGGCAGTCGAAGCGGCGCGCGCGGGCGAACAGGGTCGTGGTTTTGCGGTGGTGGCCAGTGAGGTGCGTAATCTGGCGCAGCGCTCGGCCTCTGCGGCGAAAGAGATCAAGGTGCTGATTGAGGATTCTGTCGCTAAAGTCGATGAAGGCAGCAAACTGGTGACCCATGCAGGCTCAACCATCGGTGACGTGGTAAACAGCGTGCAGAGCGTGGCGAACATCATGAGCGAAATCACCATTGCCAGCAGCGAGCAGAGCAGCGGCATCAATGAAATCAATCAGGCGATTACGCAGATGGAAGCGGTGACGCAGCAGAACGCCGCGCTGGTACAGGAAGCCTCCGCAGCCTCGCAGGCGCTGCAGGATCAGGCGGAGCGGATGGCGCAGGCCATGAGCGTGTTCAATACCGGCAAGCTCTCGCTGCAACCCGTGCAGCCTTAA
- a CDS encoding cold-shock protein — MKITFKCPHCNGSQFRTSHFDVTRANPHGAKCIFCKSVVVQVNATRIATQSALRAL; from the coding sequence CTGAAAATTACTTTTAAGTGTCCTCACTGTAATGGCTCACAGTTTCGTACATCACATTTTGATGTAACAAGAGCCAATCCGCATGGAGCGAAATGCATTTTCTGCAAATCTGTTGTTGTTCAGGTGAACGCAACAAGGATTGCAACTCAGAGCGCGCTTCGTGCTCTCTGA
- the cspE gene encoding transcription antiterminator/RNA stability regulator CspE gives MSNKIRGTVKWFNAEKGFGFISPQDGSKDVFVHFSAIQGTDFRSLDEGQQVEFTVENGAKGPAAANVVGL, from the coding sequence ATGTCTAACAAAATTCGCGGTACCGTTAAATGGTTTAACGCAGAGAAAGGCTTCGGTTTCATCTCTCCTCAGGACGGCAGCAAAGATGTATTCGTACACTTCTCTGCAATCCAGGGCACCGATTTCCGTTCATTAGACGAAGGTCAGCAAGTTGAATTCACAGTAGAAAATGGCGCCAAAGGCCCAGCTGCTGCGAACGTTGTTGGTCTCTAA
- a CDS encoding Ivy family c-type lysozyme inhibitor: MKKSLMAAALAMVPMFVSAATPPYLFDFIQNRQTGQAYQRLIAGHNFPAWVKQGGTSTPAETLTLKGVTWQVLSGCKPHNCPAQSIAILYSPEKGEIHGLYSDYDQTRDRQTLTWLNLDPLDDAGLRNVLFRALNGGAAE; this comes from the coding sequence ATGAAAAAGAGCTTAATGGCGGCCGCACTGGCGATGGTGCCGATGTTCGTAAGCGCGGCAACGCCACCTTATCTGTTTGATTTTATCCAGAACCGACAGACAGGCCAGGCGTATCAGCGGCTGATCGCCGGGCACAACTTTCCTGCCTGGGTGAAGCAGGGCGGCACCAGTACACCGGCTGAAACCCTGACGCTGAAGGGCGTGACCTGGCAGGTGCTCTCCGGCTGTAAGCCGCACAACTGTCCGGCGCAGTCTATCGCCATCCTTTATTCGCCGGAAAAAGGGGAGATCCACGGCCTCTACTCCGACTACGATCAGACGCGCGATCGCCAGACGCTCACCTGGCTTAATCTCGATCCTCTGGACGATGCCGGGCTGCGAAATGTCCTGTTCAGGGCGCTGAATGGCGGGGCCGCTGAGTAA
- a CDS encoding glycosyl hydrolase family 28-related protein codes for MIEVNSFAELRTTVPPKSGEVASLKRYYDKDSSFRGGADFVGFLSTTQLKDDGGTVAVGNGFYWKRTINDPAEVNILHFGAKGDGVTDDTDAFKRMLTWTQSYNTYAKAIPVRFPGGRFLISPIDLTDTELPFFGLIGDDIEQGSSPRTTIVSDKSDKPVFKVMARKIAIKGIAWHGQASADIALKSTVSPEQCSNKQPFFENTITGGQIVSLFCFKAQSTGGTVFKLQDTLDSKFDQIYTSSTFSRVFDVGWSNAPKGNWDHSTAIELCNANFQSGYGDATLYMPRVTQGIMRNVWIEHTANPGDLSDGGWTIDTLNIEDCVTPLNLNNARVVMRHINLQAGAKITNDVAGNKWLSTFEYGYRRDENYGSFLTGSLRAGYYSGYKVVNNTDTDNWYRLGQLYFPAPNQQWVMELIGKADATTPSGTAGSPVNVPGTGKTLINLQRLETVWADAYHMGQPSVLDIRYGRVGTTYAVVWVKLKANSGETMFNLKTTGPTRFDTGSCSLFQADMSVVTDITKLSNLKPAARFGMHNGLAGVGANEKGVVTLATAAGTPTNKTAPTGFVLININGVDRKVPYYD; via the coding sequence ATGATCGAAGTTAACTCTTTTGCTGAACTGCGTACCACGGTCCCGCCAAAATCAGGTGAAGTCGCGAGCCTGAAACGCTACTACGACAAAGACTCCAGCTTCCGCGGTGGCGCTGACTTTGTCGGGTTCCTCAGCACCACCCAGCTGAAAGATGATGGCGGCACGGTGGCGGTGGGTAACGGTTTCTACTGGAAGCGCACCATCAACGATCCTGCCGAAGTGAATATCCTGCACTTTGGTGCGAAAGGGGATGGCGTTACCGATGATACCGATGCCTTCAAGCGGATGCTGACCTGGACCCAGAGCTACAACACCTACGCCAAAGCGATACCGGTGCGTTTTCCGGGCGGTCGTTTCCTGATCTCACCGATCGACCTCACCGACACAGAGCTGCCGTTTTTTGGTCTGATCGGGGATGACATTGAACAGGGATCGTCACCGCGTACCACCATCGTTTCCGATAAGAGCGACAAGCCGGTGTTTAAGGTAATGGCGCGTAAAATCGCCATTAAAGGTATCGCCTGGCATGGCCAGGCCAGTGCCGATATCGCCCTGAAATCCACCGTGAGTCCTGAGCAGTGCAGCAACAAACAGCCGTTCTTTGAAAACACGATTACCGGCGGCCAGATCGTCAGCCTCTTCTGCTTTAAAGCGCAGAGTACCGGCGGTACGGTTTTTAAGCTGCAGGATACGCTCGACAGTAAGTTCGATCAGATCTACACCTCCAGCACCTTTTCCCGGGTGTTCGATGTGGGCTGGTCAAACGCACCGAAGGGCAACTGGGATCACTCAACGGCTATCGAGTTGTGTAATGCCAATTTCCAGTCGGGCTACGGCGATGCCACGCTCTATATGCCGCGTGTGACCCAGGGGATCATGCGCAACGTCTGGATCGAGCATACGGCGAACCCGGGCGATCTGTCGGACGGCGGCTGGACCATCGATACGCTCAACATTGAGGATTGCGTGACACCGCTCAATCTCAACAATGCCCGCGTAGTGATGCGTCATATCAACCTGCAGGCCGGCGCGAAAATCACCAATGACGTGGCCGGTAACAAATGGTTATCCACCTTTGAGTATGGCTATCGTCGGGATGAGAACTACGGCAGCTTCCTGACCGGTTCGCTGCGCGCTGGCTATTACAGCGGCTACAAGGTGGTGAACAACACCGATACGGACAACTGGTATCGACTGGGACAGCTCTATTTCCCTGCGCCTAACCAGCAGTGGGTGATGGAGCTGATCGGGAAAGCGGATGCCACCACGCCGTCAGGAACCGCCGGTTCGCCGGTCAATGTGCCCGGCACCGGTAAGACCCTGATCAACCTGCAGCGACTGGAGACGGTCTGGGCCGATGCTTACCACATGGGACAGCCTTCCGTGCTGGATATCCGTTACGGTCGGGTCGGCACCACCTATGCCGTTGTGTGGGTCAAGCTGAAAGCCAACAGCGGTGAAACCATGTTCAACCTGAAAACCACCGGTCCGACGCGCTTCGATACCGGTTCCTGCTCGCTGTTCCAGGCGGATATGTCGGTGGTAACGGACATCACCAAACTCAGTAACCTGAAACCCGCGGCACGCTTCGGCATGCATAACGGGCTGGCAGGCGTCGGGGCGAATGAAAAAGGGGTTGTCACGCTGGCCACCGCAGCGGGTACACCGACCAATAAGACCGCGCCGACCGGTTTTGTGCTGATCAATATCAACGGCGTTGACCGCAAGGTCCCTTACTACGATTGA